The genomic window CAAGGGCGTCACCTGAAGAAACTGTTGCTCGTTGCCCAGCTTGAAGGTTAGCTGTTGGCTGTCCTTGATACGCTCCAGATTGCCGAAATACTGAGTCAGGTAGCGAGCCGTGTTCTGCACTAACGGGTTGCCACTGTCGGTCGCGGCCAAGCGCTTGGTCACCCCATTCTCAACGAGGGAGGGCTGCTCCAGAGTCGAGCTGGCGACCAGCAGACCTGAGCGTTCCACGATAAAGGTTTGTCCCGAGCGCCCAATCCGCAGGTTGTGCAGAAATTCGTTGATCTGTGACAGCACCAAGTCGGTGATCACAACTCCAAGCAATTTTCCCTGGCGGTCATAGACCGGTTGACCTGCGGTAATCGTTAATCTAGGCTCTGCAAATACCGGGTAAACCGGGCTCCACGTCGGCTGACCTGCTTTCACTGCTGCTGTGTACCAGGGCCGAACCCGTGGGTCGTAGTTGCGATTGATCTGTACGATTCGGGTGCGATTACCCTGCCGGTCGGTGGCATAGTTATAGCCATCCCCGCGCGTAGACGCATCGGTCACAACGACTCGCAAATCCCCCTGGGCGGCGCGTTCGATGCCAATGTATTCGCCCTGCTGGTTGCCCAGAGAGATGTAACTGACCGAGTCAAAGAGTTGAATCTGCTGCCAGAAGTGCTGCTGTAAGCCCCGGATGTCCCGTATATTCAGCTGTCCCAGCCGGATGGTATTGGCATTGAGTTGATTGATCGTGTGGGGTGTGCTCAGATAGGTTTGGAGCCGGTCCTGAATTCGGGCCGTCACTTCATGCCGTAACTGAGCCGCGACATCACTCACCGCCTGCTGCCCGTTGCGCAGCGAGAGCCAACCGGTCAGACCTACCGCAGCAAAAGTTTGAAGGACAAAAGGTACCACCAGGACGAACCGGATTGGCATCTTCCGGGAATCCTTCGCAACCCGCAGCAGAGAGTTCAACACCATAACAGGAGGCCAGTTCGTAGCGCAGCAAACGTCAGAAGCCGAGCAAACGGACATTGCTGCCTGCTCAACCTGGTGACTCGAGGCTAGAGGCAGTTGCTCCTAGCCTGCGAGTGTGCCCGTGGTTATATCTTGGCCTACAGACTGCAATCCTGTTGCAAGATTGGCACTGCTCTAGGTAATGAACTGAACCAAGCGCACTGTGCCCGCAGGTTGAGCTGTGCCTGCAGGCTGAGCTTGGTATTCAAGCACCGCTTTTTCAATTCTGTCTAGTTGTGACATTGCAGCTGTGCAGTGCATCCCGTACTTCGCAAAAACACGCTGATCAGCAATTTTCAGTGAGGTTCGACTGCGTTCTAAAAAATCATCAAGGCTGTAATTCTTACCTTCTTCAAAATAGTCTTTGACAATCAAAGAAGGCGAGTAACAATTTTCCTGACGACCGTCGGGCCATTCCACGCGAAAGTGAATCTCGGGCATATTACCTCCTAACTGGAACTGGTTCTTGATCTGCCTGGGACTGCAAAAACTGGTGATAGACTTCAGCATGCGCTAAGGCCGAACGTGCCCAGCTATAGTCAGCGCTACGTCGCAACCCTGCCTCACTAAGCTTTTGGGCAATTAGAGGATTAGGCAGCTTAGCCATCTCTGTTGCCAGTGCCTGCGGATCGTTAGGATCAACCAATAACGCCTCCTGAGCAGTCAAGAACTCTGTGAACGGAGGTTGATCAGCAACCAGCACTGGCAGGCCACTGGCCATTGCTTCTAGCACAACTAAGCCCCAGCCTTCTTTTAAGGAGGGAAACACAAACGCGTCCGCCGAGCGATACAAAGCAGGCAGATCTGCATCAGTAATTACCCCGGGTAGAATCAGCGACTTGCCAATTTGTAAATTTGTCTGTTGCGCCACTGCAAAAAACTCTTGGCGATAAGCTTCGTAATCAAATAGAGTTGCGCCTCCCGCAATAACTAGCTGTGCTTGCGGATACTGTTGTCGCAGCTGGATAAAGGCATGCAGCAGAGTTAGAGAGTTTTTGCGTGGCTCAATACCGCCGACTGTGAGATAGATGGGCCAGCCACTTAATCCTAACCGAGTCTTCAATTCGCTTTCAAGGCCATCTGAGTGAGGCGAGAAGCGTTGATTGTCCACAGCATTGAATACTCTAGAGGCAGCAATCCCGTAACCCTCTTGTAGAGCAACCTGCCAATGCAAGCTTACACATAAACACCGATCAGCACGGCGAATAGATTGATCTTGGCAACGCTGTAGATAGGGACTATTAAAGTCTTCAATGTGATGAACGGTGCGCAAAAAATGAGGAATGCTTCCTTTCTCTTTCAAACTTAGAAGCGCATTAGCACTGATGCAATCCTGGGCGTGGTAACAATCGTAAGTTGTGTTTATGTTAGCCAAAAAATCTACAAACTCTTGAATGCGCTGTTGAATTAAAGCATCAATGTTACCAGTTACGGGTTGAGCTGGGATGGTTTGATGAGGGCAACGCAGGCTTCGATAGAAACCACTACCGTCCTTATCGAGTGCATACACGCATACGTGGTGGCCCAAATCCTGAAGGGCTTCTGCGAGTTCCAGCGTATGAACCACACTGCCTCTAGGTTTAGTTGCATAGGTTAATAAGGCAATACGAAGTGGCGACAATGGTGTCATTAGCGTAACCAGCTAGATTATCTTCAGTTATTTGGGTGAGAAACCCATAAAGGGAACTTGGGCCAGATCCCAAAAAGTCATTTGTTCATCACCAGTTTGCAACACCAATTGCTGAGCCATTTGGACTTGACCAATCGGCTCACACACCAGATCACGCTGTCGAAACTGCTCTTGAATGCGAGTCACCTGCTCAGGCCGAGCACTCAACAAGAAACCATAGCTAGGAAAGCAGAGTAACCAGCGTTCTAGAGGCAGAGAGGCGGGCTTAGGCACCTGATCTAGATTCAAAACCGCTCCACAGCCAGAAGTTTCTAGCAACATCAGCAGCGTGCCTAGAATGCCACCCATGCTAATGTCTTTGCCCGCATCGCACCAACCTGCTTCAGCAATCAGAGGCAATAGTTCTAAATCGGCTCGTAATCGGGCTGGTTCAACACCACGGCTGGCATTCCAAAAGGGGTGCTGGGGATGTGATTGTCCGCGCAGATCGACCGCAGCTAGCAAGGTATCTCCAGGCTGAGCATTGAAGCTAGTCAGCAGGCGAGAGGCTCGTCCCAAAATCGCAACGGCTAGAGCTTCATAGGGGCTGTGGAGGTTAGTATGCCCGCCCACAATTGGCACGCCATAAGTCTGAGCCGCAGCGATCATTCCCTTCAGAACGAGCTCAGCCGCGCTAGTGCTCTTGCTCCAAAGCGTATCGACAACGGCTAGGGGACGGCCACCCATGGCGTAGATGTCACTGACATTGACCTGAACCGAACACCAGCCGGCAAACCAAGGCTCTGTTTCTACCAGTAAAGGCCACATTCCTTCGGCAGCTAAAAGCAAATAGCCATCACCTTCAGGAATGGCAGCACAATCATCACCCAGCAAAATCTTGGCTTCGGTCTGGGGCACCATCTGTGCGAGACAATGCTCTACCTTCTGAATATCTTGCTTCTGTAAAAGCCCTAAGGCCCCCCGCCAATAATTAGCTAGTTCAAGCAGCATTAAAACCGACCTAAATCGCGAGCTTCCTTAAGGAATAGCCCATTGTTATCTCCCTATCTATCCACGGCAAGCCCCCTAAAAGCAAGGCTTGTCAAGCCAAACCGACCACTAATAACAGCTTCGAAAACCTAGATCACTACCCACCCTTGTCTGAGCTGTGGGCAGATCAGAATCTATTGGCTTCCACTCTTCACGAAATCTTTACGTGTAGACTCCGGACTTTAGTGTGTACGGGGACAGTTTTCCCGCAAACTCTTGCTGAAAATGACGCTGTCCTCCGAGAAAATACTGACTTCTTATGCGCAATTCACTACTTCTGCTGCGAGCTACCCTCTTACTCGGCACCCTAGCAGCATTCAATCTAGAGGGACCCAAAGCGGAGGCAGCGCTTCTAATCGGTAACACCCGTGGTAACAACGTGGTGACTTTCAGCGAGCGCACCGGCCAGTTTCTGGGTGACTTTATTGCCCCTGGCAGTGGTGGCTTGGTTGATCCAGATGACCTAACCTTTGGTCCTGACGGCAACCTGTACGTGAGCAGTGGCAAAACAGCTGCTTCATCGGCAATCCTGCGTTTTAATGCCAAGACAGGCCAATTTATTGATGTGTTTGCCTCAGGTGGCGGCTTGTTTCGTCCCTACGGCTCTGCTTTTGGTCCCGATGGCAACCTGTATGTCAGTAGCTTTCTTTCCGATCAAATTTTGCGCTATGACGGCACCACTGGCGCTTTTCTAGATGTCTTTGCGGCGGGCAATGGGCTGGCTGGTGGCCTCAACGGTCCTAACGATTTGCTGTTTGGTTCAGATGGTAGCCTCTACGTCACGACTCAAGGCAGCATTGCTGTTAATGGAACTGCAACCTTTCCTGGCTTGCCCAGTCAAGTTTTGCGCTTTGATATCGCCACGAAGAACTCGACTGTCTTTATTGAACAACCGTCACCGTCACCCGATAGTTTCGGGTTTGTCAGCTTTTTAGGTTTGGCCTTCGGTCCACGGGGCGACTTGTTTGTGAGCGACTTTGCCAACGACATTCGCCGCTACGATTTATCGACCGCCAGTCTGGTAGATACCTTATCGACCAATTACACCAATACGATTCCCAGCAGCAATTTCGTAGGCAATTTAACCTTCGGTGCCAGCAATCTTCTCTACACCGTAGGCTTTGACAACTCACCAACTGGAGGGGAATTGGGGGCTATTTTGCGCTACGACAGCACAACAGGGGCACCTCTGCCGTCCTTGG from Leptolyngbya sp. FACHB-261 includes these protein-coding regions:
- a CDS encoding MSMEG_0570 family nitrogen starvation response protein, translating into MPEIHFRVEWPDGRQENCYSPSLIVKDYFEEGKNYSLDDFLERSRTSLKIADQRVFAKYGMHCTAAMSQLDRIEKAVLEYQAQPAGTAQPAGTVRLVQFIT
- a CDS encoding MSMEG_0565 family glycosyltransferase, which translates into the protein MTPLSPLRIALLTYATKPRGSVVHTLELAEALQDLGHHVCVYALDKDGSGFYRSLRCPHQTIPAQPVTGNIDALIQQRIQEFVDFLANINTTYDCYHAQDCISANALLSLKEKGSIPHFLRTVHHIEDFNSPYLQRCQDQSIRRADRCLCVSLHWQVALQEGYGIAASRVFNAVDNQRFSPHSDGLESELKTRLGLSGWPIYLTVGGIEPRKNSLTLLHAFIQLRQQYPQAQLVIAGGATLFDYEAYRQEFFAVAQQTNLQIGKSLILPGVITDADLPALYRSADAFVFPSLKEGWGLVVLEAMASGLPVLVADQPPFTEFLTAQEALLVDPNDPQALATEMAKLPNPLIAQKLSEAGLRRSADYSWARSALAHAEVYHQFLQSQADQEPVPVRR
- a CDS encoding sll0787 family AIR synthase-like protein, yielding MLLELANYWRGALGLLQKQDIQKVEHCLAQMVPQTEAKILLGDDCAAIPEGDGYLLLAAEGMWPLLVETEPWFAGWCSVQVNVSDIYAMGGRPLAVVDTLWSKSTSAAELVLKGMIAAAQTYGVPIVGGHTNLHSPYEALAVAILGRASRLLTSFNAQPGDTLLAAVDLRGQSHPQHPFWNASRGVEPARLRADLELLPLIAEAGWCDAGKDISMGGILGTLLMLLETSGCGAVLNLDQVPKPASLPLERWLLCFPSYGFLLSARPEQVTRIQEQFRQRDLVCEPIGQVQMAQQLVLQTGDEQMTFWDLAQVPFMGFSPK
- a CDS encoding PEP-CTERM sorting domain-containing protein (PEP-CTERM proteins occur, often in large numbers, in the proteomes of bacteria that also encode an exosortase, a predicted intramembrane cysteine proteinase. The presence of a PEP-CTERM domain at a protein's C-terminus predicts cleavage within the sorting domain, followed by covalent anchoring to some some component of the (usually Gram-negative) cell surface. Many PEP-CTERM proteins exhibit an unusual sequence composition that includes large numbers of potential glycosylation sites. Expression of one such protein has been shown restore the ability of a bacterium to form floc, a type of biofilm.), translating into MRNSLLLLRATLLLGTLAAFNLEGPKAEAALLIGNTRGNNVVTFSERTGQFLGDFIAPGSGGLVDPDDLTFGPDGNLYVSSGKTAASSAILRFNAKTGQFIDVFASGGGLFRPYGSAFGPDGNLYVSSFLSDQILRYDGTTGAFLDVFAAGNGLAGGLNGPNDLLFGSDGSLYVTTQGSIAVNGTATFPGLPSQVLRFDIATKNSTVFIEQPSPSPDSFGFVSFLGLAFGPRGDLFVSDFANDIRRYDLSTASLVDTLSTNYTNTIPSSNFVGNLTFGASNLLYTVGFDNSPTGGELGAILRYDSTTGAPLPSLGNAGPIFVPTNDKLLRPIGIAYLPTSVPEPASILGFLVLGALGLFAELKRERKPAE